A region of the Litchfieldia alkalitelluris genome:
TAGCGTGGGCTTTACTTATGGATTAAGAAAAATGAAAATCCCCTTTAAATCAATCGTGATGATTGCTTGTTGTTCGGCATTAACTTTGTTAGTGGCCATGGTTGTTGGGAACACGATATCAACCTTTTTGTCTCCCCAATTTGCTGAGATGATTGGAGGAGCAGTTTTAGTTCTCATAGGATGTTGGATTCTTTATCAATTTTTTAAACCTTCAAGCGATTCTTCTAATGAAGAAGGCAAGCAGAAGAAAACATTAGTAAAGGTTGAAATTAAGTCACTAGGTTTAGTCATTCAAATCCTTCGAAGACCAATGGAAGCTGATTTTGATAAGTCAGGTACAATTACTGGAATAGAAGCGTTTTTA
Encoded here:
- the ytaF gene encoding sporulation membrane protein YtaF yields the protein MVQYISLLLLAFAVSLDSFSVGFTYGLRKMKIPFKSIVMIACCSALTLLVAMVVGNTISTFLSPQFAEMIGGAVLVLIGCWILYQFFKPSSDSSNEEGKQKKTLVKVEIKSLGLVIQILRRPMEADFDKSGTITGIEAFLLGIALSLDAFGAGIGAALLGYSPWLMAIFVAFMSSLFVMTGIRCGRFLSEMKWVEKFTLLPGVLLIVLGIWKL